One region of Phragmites australis chromosome 18, lpPhrAust1.1, whole genome shotgun sequence genomic DNA includes:
- the LOC133898340 gene encoding GDT1-like protein 4, whose amino-acid sequence MNRRVLPLLLLLLALSVLASLLLAAADQVADGAARNGTGTGTVRLDRRTKMLLHTARERGGGATGVEGAGLGLFDAFFASLSMIVVSEIGDETFIIAALMAMRHPKSIVLSGALSALVVMTVLSTGLGRILPNLISRKHTNSAATVLYAFFGLRLLYIAWRSDSKASQKKEIEEVEEKLEAGQGKSTFRRIFSRFCTPIFLESFVLTFLAEWGDRSQIATIALATHKNAIGVATGATLGHTICTSFAVVGGSMLASKISQGTVATIGGFLFLGFSLSSYFYPPL is encoded by the exons ATGAATAGACGCGTCCtaccgctcctcctcctcctcctcgccctctCCGTCCTCGCCTcactcctcctcgccgccgccgaccag GTTGCCGATGGCGCCGCGAGGAACGGCACCGGCACGGGCACCGTCCGCCTGGACCGCCGCACCAAG ATGCTCCTCCACACTGCAcgggagcgcggcggcggcgcgacggGGGTGGAGGGCGCAGGGCTGGGGCTCTTCGACGCCTTCTTCGCGAGCTTGTCCATGATCGTCGTCAGCGAG ATTGGCGATGAGACGTTCATCATTGCAGCGCTGATGGCGATGCGGCACCCCAAATCGATAGTGCTCTCGGGGGCACTGTCGGCTCTGGTTGTTATGACA GTATTGTCAACTGGGCTGGGCAGAATTCTTCCAAATTTGATATCAAGGAAGCACACTAACAGCGCAGCAACTG TCCTCTACGCATTCTTTGGGCTACGGCTGTTGTACATTGCTTGGAGATCAGATTCCAAGGCGTCACAGAAGAAGGAAATAGAAGAA GTAGAGGAAAAGCTGGAAGCAGGTCAAGGGAAGTCAACATTTAGACGCATCTTCTCCAGGTTCTGTACTCCTATTTTCTTGGAG TCCTTTGTGTTGACCTTCTTGGCGGAGTGGGGTGACCGAAGTCAGATAGCTACGATTGCG CTGGCGACGCACAAAAATGCGATCGGTGTTGCTACGGGAGCAACCTTGGGGCACACCATCTGCACATCGTTCGCTGTGGTGGGCGGCAGCATGCTGGCGTCCAAGATATCTCAGGGCACGGTAGCAACCATCGGCGGCTTCCTCTTTCTTGGCTTCTCTCTATCGTCGTATTTCTACCCGCCATTGTAA
- the LOC133898433 gene encoding uncharacterized protein LOC133898433, protein MGVLGDCPGLCFCSGGAKLERIKSTLLAAKGAAVATVSFPGAGCGGSGGGGTGGKAGSGFLIHRGLLLTTHGTIPSAAAAGAAEVRLSHGRLLARLVPQRFFITSPILDLTIVGLDVVDDDSSSHGQQPHFLKTCLNPSLDLGSTVLLLGHNRRDLAVGEGKVVIATDNLIKFSTDEVLWYPGCAGFDMHGNLAFMVCDPMKLSPSTPTGYASASSTGLLASRKDMPTQFGIPIPAVCEWLKQHWNGSLEDVSKPMMTPARLTSSGERSGRSSLGHLRNIKTTEQEGGNVLSSSQIPPRPTWQHGSCSSASAKISYGEKDSIASHSFQDQHELTSKMYRPKNEQAASCMDINFPPGHPRSIHLPLPLKQMMPDENMIEMNRPAPHETHPSNVGINCDALHNVAYQENCWSEVQSSSSPLEISELGDERDGFSSGEETMYSAETRESRNIPSPKEKKTDIVGRSQSFVNRSRWDSPKSVESSKGVPSRSHTFIPLRKPHLQAAAISQKSQDFFSPTVSSNMKKRNLSQIPMKPRQSAQVTSKWII, encoded by the exons ATGGGGGTCCTGGGCGACTGCCCGGGGTTGTGCTTCTGCTCCGGCGGGGCTAAGCTGGAGCGGATCAAGTCCACCCTCCTCGCCGCAAAGGGCGCCGCCGTCGCTACTGTATCCTTCCCCGGCGCCGGCTGTGGCGgtagcggaggaggaggaactgGAGGCAAAGCCGGGAGTGGGTTCCTCATCCACCGCGGCCTCCTGCTCACCACGCACGGCAccatcccctcggccgccgcggcagGCGCCGCCGAGGTCCGGCTCAGCCACGGCCGCCTCCTAGCCCGCCTGGTGCCGCAGAG ATTCTTTATTACCAGCCCCATTCTTGACCTTACAATAGTTGGTCTTGATGTCGTGGATGATGACTCGAGTTCACATGGGCAACAGCCACATTTCTTGAAAACTTGCTTGAACCCCAGCTTGGACCTTGGCAGTACAGTCTTGCTCCTGGGCCACAACAGAAGGGATTTGGCTGTAGGCGAGGGGAAGGTTGTAATAGCTACAGACAACCTTATAAAGTTCTCAACTGATGAAGTCTTATGGTATCCTGGATGTGCTGGGTTTGATATGCACGGAAATCTAGCTTTTATGGTGTGTGATCCCATGAAGCTTTCACCTTCTACACCCACAGGGTATGCTTCCGCATCATCAACTGGGCTCCTTGCATCAAGGAAGGATATGCCAACACAGTTTGGGATCCCTATTCCTGCAGTATGTGAATGGCTAAAACAGCACTGGAACGGTAGCTTAGAAGATGTTAGCAAGCCAATGATGACTCCTGCACGATTGACATCCTCTGGAGAACGAAGTGGGCGTTCTTCTCTTGGTCATCTTCGTAATATTAAAACCACGGAGCAAGAGGGTGGCAATGTCTTGTCATCATCACAGATACCACCAAGACCAACATGGCAGCATGGATCATGCAGTTCAGCATCTGCCAAGATTTCATATGGTGAGAAGGATTCGATTGCCTCACATTCTTTCCAGGATCAGCATGAGCTGACCTCGAAGATGTACAGACCTAAGAACGAGCAAGCTGCTTCATGTATGGATATTAACTTTCCTCCAGGGCATCCAAGATCTATTCACCTACCGCTTCCCCTAAAGCAAATGATGCCTGATGAGAATATGATTGAGATGAACAGGCCAGCTCCACACGAGACCCATCCATCTAATGTGGGGATCAACTGTGATGCTCTTCACAATGTTGCTTACCAGGAAAATTGCTGGAGTGAGGTGCAGTCCAGTTCCTCTCCACTTGAGATATCCGAATTAGGAGATGAGAGGGACGGTTTTAGCAGTGGAGAGGAGACAATGTACTCAGCTGAAACAAGGGAAAGCCGGAACATTCCAagtccaaaagaaaagaagactgATATAGTTGGTAGATCACAGAGTTTTGTGAATCGTAGCAGATGGGACTCACCTAAAAGTGTTGAATCTTCGAAAGGGGTCCCCTCGAGGTCACACACCTTCATTCCTTTGAGAAAACCGCATTTGCAGGCTGCAGCCATTTCACAGAAGAGCCAAGATTTTTTCAGCCCTACCGTTTCCTCcaacatgaagaagaggaaCTTGTCCCAAATCCCCATGAAACCACGGCAGAGTGCTCAAGTTACGTCCAAGTGGATCATCTGA
- the LOC133898908 gene encoding FHA domain-containing protein FHA2-like, whose amino-acid sequence MPHVKSVPATLGAGAMPCGSSAGDGEVEAGFAKLQGEDFEYYMQTYSIMLGRNSKKSTVDVDLSSLGGGMNISRHHARIFYDFQRRRFALDVIGKNGCLVEGVLHLPGNQPVKLDSQDLLQIGDKKFYFLLPTRSIFASAAAARHAPIIPPQLPPPSYTRPGRPRLSDFHDRSFEGDYGRDVDDIGNGINEGAVRGKLIKRNKKSSGELDVYGGHRINVEAIGTLGEDSRSEIRSRGDRDIDNQQILQAEEKDVVSSVATVLSDLCGPGEWMPMAKLHTELLEQFGNVWHPSRVRKYLTPEDWSPTETKSRPWYGLLALLRKYPEHFVINTRSKGRVTSEFVSLVSLLS is encoded by the exons ATGCCCCACGTCAAGTCCGTCCCTGCTACCTTGGGTGCCGGTGCAATGCCCTGCGGGTCCTCAGCCGGTGATGGTGAAGTGGAGGCTGGGTTTGCGAAGCTCCAGGGCGAAGATTTTGAGTACTACATGCAGACTTACTCAATCATGCTGGGGCGCAACAGCAAAAAATCGACGGTGGACGTCGATCTCTCGAGCCTCGGTGGTGGCATGAACATCTCTCGCCACCACGCCCGGATATTTTACGACTTTCAGCGCCGCCGGTTCGCGCTTGATGTCATCGGCAAGAACGGTTGCCTTGTCGAGGGTGTTCTGCACCTTCCTGGAAACCAGCCTGTTAAGCTTGATTCGCAGGATCTGCTTCAGATTGGGGACAAGAAGTTTTACTTTCTACTACCCACACGATCGATCTTCGCCTCAGCTGCCGCTGCGCGACATGCTCCTATCATTCCTCCGCAGCTCCCTCCACCATCATACACACGGCCTGGCCGTCCTCGTTTGTCAGATTTTCATGACCGCTCGTTTGAAGGTGATTATGGCCGGGATGTTGATGACATTGGGAATGGTATCAATGAAGGTGCAGTGAGGGGAAAGTTGATAAAGAGAAACAAGAAGTCTTCTGGAGAGTTGGACGTCTATGGTGGGCACCGAATTAATGTGGAAGCAATAGGGACGCTAGGTGAAG ACAGTAGATCAGAAATAAGATCTAGGGGTGACAGGGATATAGACAACCAACAAATCCTTCAAGCAGAAGAGAAGGATGTCGTGTCATCTGTTGCGACAGTGTTATCGGACCTATGCGGCCCTGGAGAATGGATGCCCATGGCAAAACTCCACACAGAG CTTCTTGAACAGTTTGGCAATGTGTGGCACCCCAGCAGGGTTCGAAAGTACCTAACGCCAGAGGACTGGTCGCCAACCGAGACGAAGAGCAGGCCTTGGTATGGCCTTCTGGCTCTGCTCAGAAAGTACCCAGAGCATTTTGTCATTAACACAAGATCGAAAGGCAGAGTAACCTCGGAGTTTGTTTCGCTGGTCTCCTTGCTCTCCTAG